One Prunus dulcis chromosome 7, ALMONDv2, whole genome shotgun sequence DNA segment encodes these proteins:
- the LOC117633591 gene encoding probable ethanolamine kinase isoform X2 — translation MGGVKNIWNAMEVAKQTSDCSTSQIHSSSLSVDPSLPLSHITPLIIELCKDLFKKWSNLENSHFSVETVSGGITNLLLKVTVKEDNGNDVSVTVRLYGPNTEYVINRERELQSIKYLSAAGFGANLLGVFGNGMVQSFINARTLIPSDMRNPKLAAEIAKQLCRFHQVEIPGSKEPQLWNDLLKFFEKDKLYLIDFEYGSYNYRGFDIGNHFNEYAGYECDFTLCPNKDEQYHFLRHYLQPDNPHEVSEKDLEALYVEENTYTLASHLYWALWGLIQAKFSPINFDYLGYFFLRYNEFKRQKEKCFSLARSFLSRSQTLNMHAQT, via the exons ATGGGAGGGGTGAAGAACATCTGGAACGCCATGGAAGTAGCTAAGCAAACTTCAGATTGCTCCACCTCTCAGAtccattcttcttctctatcCGTCGACCCTTCGCTTCCCCTCTCTCACATCACGCCTCTGATAAT aGAGTTGTGCAAGGATCTATTTAAGAAATGGTCAAATTTGGAGAATTCTCACTTCTCTGTTGAGACAGTTTCTGGTGGCATCACAAATCTAT TGCTGAAGGTGACTGTAAAGGAAGATAATGGAAACGATGTGTCTGTAACAGTCAGATTGTATGGGCCTAACACCGAGTATGTCATCAATCGGGAACGGGAATTGCAG TCAATCAAATACCTCTCGGCTGCAGGATTTGGTGCAAATTTGCTTGGAGTTTTCGGGAATGGGATGGTGCAATCTTTCATCAATGCCCGTACGTTAATCCCATCAG ACATGAGAAATCCGAAGCTGGCTGCTGAAATTGCCAAGCAACTATGCAGATTTCATCAAGTGGAAATTCCAGGTTCTAAGGAACCCCAGCTGTGGAATGACTTGCTCAAGTTCTTTGAGAAAG ATAAACTCTacttgattgattttgagtaTGGATCATACAATTATAGAGGCTTTGACATTGGGAATCACTTCAATGAATATGCAGGCTATGAATGTGACTTCACctt ATGCCCGAATAAGGACGAACAGTACCATTTCTTGAGGCATTATTTACAACCTGACAATCCACATGAG GTATCTGAGAAAGATCTGGAAGCTCTCTATGTTGAGGAAAATACATACACGTTAGCCTCACACTTGTATTGGGCTTTATGGGGACTAATCCAG GCAAAGTTTTCTCCGATCAACTTTGATTATCTTGGTTATTTCTTCCTGCGATACAATGAATTCAAAAGGCAGAAGGAAAAATGCTTCTCGTTGGCAAGATCATTCCTCTCACGATCTCAGACATTAAACATGCACGCGCAAACATAG
- the LOC117633591 gene encoding probable ethanolamine kinase isoform X1, whose protein sequence is MGGVKNIWNAMEVAKQTSDCSTSQIHSSSLSVDPSLPLSHITPLIIELCKDLFKKWSNLENSHFSVETVSGGITNLLLKVTVKEDNGNDVSVTVRLYGPNTEYVINRERELQSIKYLSAAGFGANLLGVFGNGMVQSFINARTLIPSDMRNPKLAAEIAKQLCRFHQVEIPGSKEPQLWNDLLKFFEKASALEFDDNEKQKLYKTISFSEVHNEIIELKELTGLLNSPVVFAHNDLLSGNIMVNDEEDKLYLIDFEYGSYNYRGFDIGNHFNEYAGYECDFTLCPNKDEQYHFLRHYLQPDNPHEVSEKDLEALYVEENTYTLASHLYWALWGLIQAKFSPINFDYLGYFFLRYNEFKRQKEKCFSLARSFLSRSQTLNMHAQT, encoded by the exons ATGGGAGGGGTGAAGAACATCTGGAACGCCATGGAAGTAGCTAAGCAAACTTCAGATTGCTCCACCTCTCAGAtccattcttcttctctatcCGTCGACCCTTCGCTTCCCCTCTCTCACATCACGCCTCTGATAAT aGAGTTGTGCAAGGATCTATTTAAGAAATGGTCAAATTTGGAGAATTCTCACTTCTCTGTTGAGACAGTTTCTGGTGGCATCACAAATCTAT TGCTGAAGGTGACTGTAAAGGAAGATAATGGAAACGATGTGTCTGTAACAGTCAGATTGTATGGGCCTAACACCGAGTATGTCATCAATCGGGAACGGGAATTGCAG TCAATCAAATACCTCTCGGCTGCAGGATTTGGTGCAAATTTGCTTGGAGTTTTCGGGAATGGGATGGTGCAATCTTTCATCAATGCCCGTACGTTAATCCCATCAG ACATGAGAAATCCGAAGCTGGCTGCTGAAATTGCCAAGCAACTATGCAGATTTCATCAAGTGGAAATTCCAGGTTCTAAGGAACCCCAGCTGTGGAATGACTTGCTCAAGTTCTTTGAGAAAG CCTCTGCTCTTGAATTTGACGACAATGAGAAGCAGAAATTATATAAGACCATTTCATTTAGTGAAGTTCACAATGAAATTATTGAGCTGAAG GAATTGACTGGCCTTTTAAATTCTCCAGTGGTTTTTGCTCACAATGACTTGCTTTCTGGAAATATAATGGTTAATGATGAAGAAG ATAAACTCTacttgattgattttgagtaTGGATCATACAATTATAGAGGCTTTGACATTGGGAATCACTTCAATGAATATGCAGGCTATGAATGTGACTTCACctt ATGCCCGAATAAGGACGAACAGTACCATTTCTTGAGGCATTATTTACAACCTGACAATCCACATGAG GTATCTGAGAAAGATCTGGAAGCTCTCTATGTTGAGGAAAATACATACACGTTAGCCTCACACTTGTATTGGGCTTTATGGGGACTAATCCAG GCAAAGTTTTCTCCGATCAACTTTGATTATCTTGGTTATTTCTTCCTGCGATACAATGAATTCAAAAGGCAGAAGGAAAAATGCTTCTCGTTGGCAAGATCATTCCTCTCACGATCTCAGACATTAAACATGCACGCGCAAACATAG